A genomic region of Miscanthus floridulus cultivar M001 chromosome 3, ASM1932011v1, whole genome shotgun sequence contains the following coding sequences:
- the LOC136547163 gene encoding uncharacterized protein — protein MVSEDTDTAYSIWRGVRNLFRDNKDTRAVYLGAEFRNFYQGDLTVLDYCSRMKVMADRLAGLGAPVPDKDLIHNIVRGLNPRLHHAIPHITLRRRLPSFLKTRSMLQLEEQRIAESEKMQAAAAMIAQAKYKDAGSSSSPAPAATPSAAHLQAAAALIAHAAPGAPAPLGNTGKQPAALPAAHPRTSAPFSSNNKKKKKKGAPPPGFCPTTNPWTGMVQAWPFQGPQRDPPPGILGARPAAPAP, from the coding sequence ATGGTCTCCGAGGACACCGACACCGCCTACTCCATCTGGCGCGGCGTCCGCAACCTCTTCCGCGACAACAAGGACACCCGCGCCGTCTACCTCGGCGCCGAGTTCCGCAACTTCTACCAAGGCGACCTCACCGTCCTCGACTACTGCTCACGCATGAAGGTCATGGCGGATCGCCTTGCCGGCCTCGGCGCACCGGTGCCTGACAAAGACCTCATCCACAACATCGTCCGCGGCCTCAACCCCCGTCTCCATCATGCGATCCCGCACATCACCCTTCGCCGTCGCCTACCGTCGTTTCTCAAGACTCGATCCATGCTGCAGCTCGAGGAGCAGCGCATCGCCGAATCTGAGAAGATGCAGGCTGCGGCGGCCATGATCGCCCAGGCCAAGTACAAGGACGCCGGGTCCTCCTCGTCTCCTGCACCAGCTGCGACGCCGTCGGCTGCACATCTTCAGGCTGCCGCCGCCCTCATCGCCCATGCTGCACCCGGCGCGCCCGCACCGCTAGGCAACACCGGCAAACAGCCGGCCGCGCTGCCGGCTGCACATCCCCGCACATCCGCGCCATTCTCCTCCaacaacaaaaagaagaagaagaaaggcgctCCACCGCCCGGCTTCTGCCCGACGACGAATCCATGGACCGGCATGGTTCAGGCGTGGCCATTCCAAGGGCCACAACGCGATCCGCCGCCCGGCATTCTGGGCGCACGACCTGCGGCCCCAGCACCCTAG
- the LOC136547162 gene encoding anthocyanidin 3-O-glucosyltransferase-like: MGSSHVAVVAFPFASHAPKLLMVARALATAAPSATFSFISTADSLAWLGIAAVPGNLRFVEVPAAGGDDQGTMPWRRMELFVEAAEAGGLRQALEMARAAAGGAMVSCVVGDAFMSMAAEAGVPWVAVWTGGPCALLAHLIGDAIREDIGDQAANRTDELLTSHPGLGSYRVRDLPFGGVGASGDIHRVMSLLLSRLAQRLPRAATAVALNAFPGLFPQDVSAALADALPNSLPIGPYHLLPGAAAPADDSHGCLAWLAQRPAGTVAYVSFGTVAALPPDELRELASGLEASGAPFLWSLREDAWALLPPGFVDLAKANGSGLLVPWTPQAAVLRHPAVGAFVTHSGWGAVVEGMSGGVPMACRPFFGDQQMNARAVARMWCFGTAFGDDTPMTSGGVAEVVTSLLTGAEGARMRATARDLQARVLKAFGPDGGSLNNFHNFVEVVCARV; this comes from the exons ATGGGGTCATCGCACGTCGCCGTGGTGGCTTTTCCCTTCGCCTCCCACGCCCCGAAGCTCCTCATGGTCGCGCGCGCCCTCGCCACCGCGGCGCCGTCCGCGACCTTCTCCTTCATCTCCACCGCCGACTCCCTGGCGTGGCTTGGTATCGCGGCGGTCCCGGGGAACCTGCGCTTTGTGGAGGTGCCGGCTGCAGGAGGCGACGATCAGGGAACCATGCCGTGGCGTCGGATGGAGCTGTTTGTCGAGGCCGCGGAGGCTGGTGGCCTCAGGCAAGCGTTAGAAATGGCACGCGCCGCGGCTGGGGGCGCCATGGTGAGCTGCGTCGTCGGGGACGCCTTCATGTCCATGGCCGCAGAGGCCGGGGTGCCCTGGGTCGCAGTCTGGACGGGCGGCCCGTGCGCGCTCCTGGCACACCTCATCGGCGACGCGATCCGCGAGGACATCGGTGACCAGG CCGCGAACAGGACCGACGAGCTTCTGACCTCCCACCCAGGCCTCGGGAGCTACCGCGTCCGCGACCTCCCCTTCGGCGGCGTCGGCGCCAGCGGCGACATTCACCGTGTCATGAGCCTCCTCCTCAGTCGCCTGGCGCAGCGCCTgccccgcgccgccaccgccgtcgcgcTCAATGCCTTCCCGGGCCTCTTCCCGCAGGACGTGTCCGCGGCCCTCGCCGACGCGCTCCCCAACTCCCTCCCCATCGGCCCCTACCACCTCCTCCcgggcgccgccgcgccagccgaCGACTCCCACGGCTGCCTTGCCTGGCTCGCTCAGCGCCCCGCTGGCACCGTGGCGTACGTCAGCTTCGGCACGGTCGCGGCGCTGCCACCGGACGAGCTTCGTGAGCTGGCCTCCGGGCTCGAGGCCAGCGGCGCGCCCTTCCTGTGGTCGCTTCGGGAGGACGCATGGGCGCTGCTCCCGCCGGGGTTCGTGGACCTCGCCAAGGCCAACGGCTCCGGGCTCCTGGTGCCATGGACGCCGCAGGCCGCGGTGCTGCGGCACCCGGCAGTGGGCGCGTTCGTCACGCACTCCGGCTGGGGGGCCGTCGTCGAGGGGATGTCCGGCGGCGTGCCCATGGCGTGCCGCCCCTTCTTCGGCGACCAGCAGATGAATGCGCGTGCTGTGGCGCGCATGTGGTGCTTCGGCACCGCGTTCGGCGACGACACGCCGATGACGAGCGGTGGCGTGGCGGAGGTGGTGACGTCGCTGCTGACAGGGGCTGAAGGGGCCCGGATGAGGGCTACGGCGCGGGACCTGCAGGCCAGGGTGCTCAAGGCGTTCGGGCCCGACGGCGGATCCTTGAACAACTTCCACAATTTTGTCGAGGTTGTTTGTGCTCGTGTGTGA